A section of the Flavobacterium ardleyense genome encodes:
- a CDS encoding DUF1508 domain-containing protein — protein sequence MGTFSISTRFNGQYKFVFNSRKGKIIYTSIPYEDKEECEKAIAIIKSASQESAFHKFKAAGGKFFFKILIDDVVVATSRKYSTELMLQKGINEILKYGGEAETIDFTEQDFVFPEIDFE from the coding sequence ATGGGAACTTTTTCTATCAGCACACGTTTTAATGGACAATATAAATTTGTTTTCAACTCTAGAAAAGGGAAGATTATCTATACGAGTATTCCGTACGAGGATAAAGAGGAATGTGAGAAAGCGATTGCAATTATCAAATCGGCTTCTCAAGAAAGTGCATTCCATAAATTTAAAGCTGCGGGCGGAAAATTCTTTTTTAAGATTCTGATTGATGATGTAGTAGTGGCGACAAGCCGAAAATATTCGACCGAATTAATGCTTCAAAAAGGAATCAACGAAATTTTAAAATACGGAGGTGAGGCGGAAACAATCGACTTTACAGAGCAGGATTTTGTATTTCCTGAAATCGATTTTGAATAA